One Choristoneura fumiferana chromosome 25, NRCan_CFum_1, whole genome shotgun sequence genomic region harbors:
- the LOC141442514 gene encoding uncharacterized protein, translated as MPKETRRNSRRVEFEDSFEEAMSSSRGGGAMLHLSEELVPKFSGQDKTYPATKWIQDVEDNAEVFGWTPVQQLLMARRSLTGTAALWLRAERMYKTWDELKASLLKEFPDTIDSKTIHEMMSSRVKKSDESCIDYMLIMKELGKRGKMPDYVAIKYIIDGIRDDPMKKMMLYGVTTYSELKEKFKIYEMIKEDSKTKKTPNLPNQEFRNKPKSKCYSCGENNHMSNECPHKPKGLKCFRCNEFGHISSQCASTAGTSKSHQRQNGGSAASHMCVQKNSNTTGNNNIPNGNKSERRNEFGTSFGSVKMAAMTAPQETTVANDMSDNNNVNEDGGRPTYNRKPMKEIILFGKSISALIDSGSDINLISIDCLQALNAPKYEQSVISLSGLGSTRVYSLGLITTNIFIDGQCFEDLVLHVVPRNVT; from the exons ATGCCTAAAGAAACAAGACGTAACAGTCGGCGAGTAGAATTTGAAGATTCTTTTGAAGAAGCGATGTCATCATCACGAGGGGGCGGTGCCATGTTACATCTGTCAGAGGAACTGGTTCCAAAGTTCTCTGGCCAGGATAAGACGTATCCTGCGACCAAGTGGATCCAAGACGTGGAAGACAATGCCGAGGTGTTTGGATGGACGCCGGTACAGCAGTTACTCATGGCAAGGCGGTCGTTGACAGGGACTGCGGCACTATGGTTACGCGCTGAGAGGATGTACAAAACGTGGGATGAGTTGAAAGCTAGTCTTTTAAAAGAATTCCCTGATACCATTGACAGCAAGACTATCCACGAAATGATGAGTTCACGAGTGAAGAAGTCTGACGAATCGTGCATCGACTATATGCTCATCATGAAAGAACTGGGTAAACGTGGGAAGATGCCCGATTATGTCGCGATCAAATATATTATCGACGGTATAAGAGACGACCCAATGAAGAAAATGATGTTATATGGAGTGACGACATATTCTGagttaaaagaaaaattcaaaatttatgaAATGATTAAAGAAGATTCGAAGACTAAGAAGACCCCAAATTTGCCTAACCAAGAATTTAGAAACAAGCCGAAAAGTAAGTGTTACAGTTGCGGAGAAAATAACCACATGTCCAATGAGTGCCCGCACAAGCCTAAAGGACTAAAATGTTTCCGGTGCAATGAATTTGGTCACATTTCATCGCAATGTGCATCGACGGCAGGTACAAGTAAAAGTCACCAAAGGCAAAATGGCGGATCAGCGGCGAGTCACATGTGTGTTCAAAAGAATTCGAATACAACGGGAAATAACAACATTCCGAACGGGAACAAGAGCGAACGACGGAACGAGTTCGGAACTTCATTCGGTTCGGTCAAGATGGCGGCAATGACGGCGCCACAGGAGACGACTGTAGCGAATGACATGAGTGACAACAACAATGTCAACGAGGATGGCGGACGGCCGACGTATAATCGTAAACCGatgaaagaaattattttatttggaaaaagtATTAGTGCATTGATAGACTCAGGAAGtgacataaatttaatttcgatTGACTGTTTACAAGCTTTGAACGCGCCAAAATATGAACAGAGCGTGATTTCTTTGAGTGGACTTGGTTCGACGCGTGTTTATTCGTTAGGTTTGATtacaacaaacatttttatagaCGGTCAGTGTTTCGAAGACTTAGTTTTACATGTTGTGCCTAGGAAT GTTACATGA
- the LOC141442379 gene encoding MICOS complex subunit Mic60-like isoform X2, producing MTERVNRGIETLAEDDKDKKDRDNRDYLIQATYRKRQYELDRMYRKRHDDLRAANDKMLKDSLKKQLDRHDENLRQKLKQKEEEAGDRIKKMVCEAVAAEKKKFKRDLEQMAVKLKIVETKLNERLKAEREARRSQELWTAGASLLAATKKGAPLIKVNKELTALEKAAGDNDKLVQTVLKSIPAAVREEGVVPESVLRERYHRMERVALKVALVEQEGATLPVFILSWLQGLMLFLKVLGGAREYSRSPALRELTARSVPDGCRDVAPGRQVIS from the exons ATGACCGAGCGTGTCAACAGAGGAATCGAAA CTTTGGCCGAAGACGACAAAGATAAAAAGGATCGAGATAATAGAGATTACCTGATACAGGCTACGTATAGAAAACGCCAGTACGAACTTGACAGAATGTACAGGAAAAGG CATGATGACTTGAGAGCTGCAAATGATAAGATGCTCAAAGACTCATTGAAGAAGCAGTTGGACAGGCACGACGAGAACCTAAGGCAGAAGTTGAAACAGAAGGAAGAGGAG GCCGGAGACAGAATTAAGAAAATGGTGTGCGAAGCGGTTGCAGCTGAGAAGAAAAAGTTTAAACGGGATCTTGAGCAAATGGCAGTTAAGCTGAAGATCGTGGAAACCAAGTTGAACG AGCGTCTGAAAGCAGAGAGGGAAGCGCGACGCTCCCAAGAGCTGTGGACTGCTGGGGCTTCTCTGCTCGCCGCCACCAAGAAGGGGGCGCCACTAATCAAGGTCAACAAGGAGCTCACGGCACTAGAGAAGGCTGCTG GTGACAACGACAAATTGGTGCAAACTGTGCTGAAGTCCATCCCCGCCGCCGTTCGGGAAGAAGGAGTGGTGCCGGAGAGCGTGCTGCGGGAACGATACCACAGG ATGGAGAGAGTTGCCCTGAAAGTGGCGCTGGTGGAGCAAGAGGGCGCCACTTTGCCTGTGTTCATCCTGTCCTGGTTACAGGGGCTCATGCTCTTTCTAAAG GTACTGGGTGGAGCGAGGGAATATAGCCGCAGCCCTGCACTACGTGAACTCACTGCAAGGAGCGTCCCGGATGGCTGCCGAGACGTGGCACCGGGACGCCAAGTCATATCTTGA
- the LOC141442379 gene encoding MICOS complex subunit Mic60-like isoform X1 gives MTERVNRGIETLAEDDKDKKDRDNRDYLIQATYRKRQYELDRMYRKRHDDLRAANDKMLKDSLKKQLDRHDENLRQKLKQKEEEAGDRIKKMVCEAVAAEKKKFKRDLEQMAVKLKIVETKLNERLKAEREARRSQELWTAGASLLAATKKGAPLIKVNKELTALEKAAGDNDKLVQTVLKSIPAAVREEGVVPESVLRERYHRMERVALKVALVEQEGATLPVFILSWLQGLMLFLKLNGIPQKDVDKPIRENVDNLDTFDKLQRARYWVERGNIAAALHYVNSLQGASRMAAETWHRDAKSYLEIRQAAEAVLAHAAALGLQYI, from the exons ATGACCGAGCGTGTCAACAGAGGAATCGAAA CTTTGGCCGAAGACGACAAAGATAAAAAGGATCGAGATAATAGAGATTACCTGATACAGGCTACGTATAGAAAACGCCAGTACGAACTTGACAGAATGTACAGGAAAAGG CATGATGACTTGAGAGCTGCAAATGATAAGATGCTCAAAGACTCATTGAAGAAGCAGTTGGACAGGCACGACGAGAACCTAAGGCAGAAGTTGAAACAGAAGGAAGAGGAG GCCGGAGACAGAATTAAGAAAATGGTGTGCGAAGCGGTTGCAGCTGAGAAGAAAAAGTTTAAACGGGATCTTGAGCAAATGGCAGTTAAGCTGAAGATCGTGGAAACCAAGTTGAACG AGCGTCTGAAAGCAGAGAGGGAAGCGCGACGCTCCCAAGAGCTGTGGACTGCTGGGGCTTCTCTGCTCGCCGCCACCAAGAAGGGGGCGCCACTAATCAAGGTCAACAAGGAGCTCACGGCACTAGAGAAGGCTGCTG GTGACAACGACAAATTGGTGCAAACTGTGCTGAAGTCCATCCCCGCCGCCGTTCGGGAAGAAGGAGTGGTGCCGGAGAGCGTGCTGCGGGAACGATACCACAGG ATGGAGAGAGTTGCCCTGAAAGTGGCGCTGGTGGAGCAAGAGGGCGCCACTTTGCCTGTGTTCATCCTGTCCTGGTTACAGGGGCTCATGCTCTTTCTAAAG CTCAACGGTATTCCACAAAAAGATGTCGACAAACCCATCAGGGAAAATGTGGACAATTTAGACACTTTTGACAAATTGCAAAGGGCTAG GTACTGGGTGGAGCGAGGGAATATAGCCGCAGCCCTGCACTACGTGAACTCACTGCAAGGAGCGTCCCGGATGGCTGCCGAGACGTGGCACCGGGACGCCAAGTCATATCTTGAGATCAGGCAAGCTGCGGAGGCAGTTCTAGCACACGCGGCCGCCTTGGGACTGCAGTATATCTGA